In Podospora pseudopauciseta strain CBS 411.78 chromosome 2 map unlocalized CBS411.78m_2, whole genome shotgun sequence, the genomic stretch ttttcccctcctccatacTAACCTTTTCATTACCCCAGCCTCAACACCCAAGGCCACCCTCTAGGCCTAAaactcctcgacctcctcctcatccgcgAACCCCCCCGCTCCCAATCCCGCcccctcaacatcatcaccctcctccacttcatCAAGATCAACCTCTGGCAGCACCTCTTTGGCCGGCAAGCCGACCGCCTCGAAAAATCCTCCGATCCAGACGCGCCAGACGAGTACATGATTATCGACAACGAACCCCTCGTCAACGCTTACGTCTCTGTCCCAAAGGAAATGTCACAGCTCAACTGCGCGGCGTTTGTGGCCGGCATCATCGAGGGGGTGTGTGACGGGGCGGTTTTTCCTGCGAGAGTAACGGCCCATAGCGTGGGGAGTaaggatgagggagagatGTGGCCGGGGAAGACGGTGTTTTTGGTCAAGTTCCAGCCCGAGGTGTTGGAGCGGGAGGCGTTGATTGGTGGGAAGGGTTAGGAATGAGAAGAATTTCTGCGGTTGGGGTGGCCTAAAGGTGGTGGAATGGAGTGGGTTTGCATATGTTATGGCGTTTATGGAGTCGGGCAAGCAAAGTGTTTCTAATGATAAGGCAAGCGATTTGTTTACAGATGTTATGGGTGTGACCAGAATAGCAGCTATTGCACTTGGTTAATATTGAGCAGTTGAggatcaaaaaaaaaaaagatagaGTAAACGAGCGCTCATAAAGAGGGTTGTATCAATTGGTTATGGACTATGTGTATCAATCTGAAACCTGATGGGTATAATTTCCTGCTCCGATATGCGCCCCAAACACCTATCCGATAATCCACAGGAAACCCCATTTTGTCCAAGCTGATGCAACCTGATGACCCTGTGAAACCAAGCCAAACGCCAAAGCAATGCTCTTCAGTCTGAAATTGCCCCGAATGCCGAATGTCGTTACCATCCCAGCCATCAGTGACCACACGCGCGAGCGAGCGCAACC encodes the following:
- the trs31 gene encoding Trafficking protein particle complex subunit 31 (COG:U; BUSCO:EOG09263ZW6; EggNog:ENOG503P13Z); protein product: MSQPRPPPTSSGNPSAPPQKEPSSSHATGLRYPSNGKTIYHRHLSRSRTAELSQASFAYLFSEMVTYAQRRVTGIQDLEKRLNTQGHPLGLKLLDLLLIREPPRSQSRPLNIITLLHFIKINLWQHLFGRQADRLEKSSDPDAPDEYMIIDNEPLVNAYVSVPKEMSQLNCAAFVAGIIEGVCDGAVFPARVTAHSVGSKDEGEMWPGKTVFLVKFQPEVLEREALIGGKG